The genomic segment GCTTCCATTATTGTATTTTCTGGTAAAAAATCTAAAAGTCTTTTTGGCTTAGAAATAGCAGTTAATAAAAGTAATTTCATAGGTAAAACATCAACATACTTATCATCTTTTGAGAAAGAAACAACTCTTCTAAAATCTCTTCCTTCTTGTAGTTCTAAATCAGCATAAGAATAAGCCATTTTAGGTTCTCTATATCCACCACTTGGAAGACAAAATATATTTGTAGGTTCTTCTTTAGGTCTTATTAAAATATCAAACTTTTTAATATCATATTTTGAAAATCCATCATCTAAAAAAACTATTTTACAACCTAACTCTTTAGCCTTTAAAATAGCTTCTTTTCTGTTCTCACTTACAATTACTGTTGCATTTTTTAGTCTATTTGCTAAAAGCATTGCTTCATCACCACTTGTTTTTACATCTTCTAAAATCTCTCCTTTATTTGATATTATATAAAGACCTTTTGATTCTCTACCAAATCCTCTTAATACAACACAAACATCGGTATATTTTTTAGCTAAATGAATAGTAAAAGGAGTTTTACCACTTCCACCTACAATTATATTTCCAATAGAAATAACAGGAATACCAAACTCTATAGTTCTTGAACTTGCTCTTTTTAAAGCAATAATTAACATATAAAGAAAAGTAATTGGTAATAAAAGAAAAGATATTATTTGTTGAAAAGTATTTGGGAAGAAGAGATAATCTTCAACCCATAGGAATATTTTTTGTCTCAAAAATTAAATCCACTCAGCTGCAATCTCAATAATTTGATCACAAATATAATTAACTTCATCATCAGTTAAACCTGGATACATAGGAATAGATAAAATTTGTTGATAAGAAGTTAATGCAGAACTATATGCAGTAATCTTAATAGAGTATTTATTTTTATAGTAAGATAAAAGATGTAAAGGAATATAGTTTAATCCAGTTGCAACTCCTCTTTCTTTTAATGCTCTTGCAAAAGCATCTCTATTTCTTGAAATTTTGATAATAAATTGAGTAAAAATATGCTCATCTTTATGTTGAGGAATAGTTACATGTTTAATATCAGATAATCTATCTTTATAGATTTTTGCAATTTCTTTTCTTCTTTTTATAAATTTATTAGTCTTTTTTAATTGAGCTAAAGAAAAAGCTGCATCTAATTCAGAGATATCATATTTATGTCCAATATCAACTACATCATAAATATAGTCTAAGTTTCCAAAATCATCATATGTAGTAGTAATAGCATGAGTTCGTAGAAGTCTTGCTCTTTCTGCTATCTCTTCATTATTTGTAACAATCATACCTGATCTACTTTCAGAATATTTACCATTTGATGGGTTTGTAGAAAAAATCGTCATATCAGCTCTTAAGCTTCCTACAGTTTCATCATTGTATGTTACACCTAATGCACAAGTAGCATCTTCAATAAGAATAATTCCATACTCTTGAGCAATATCATAAATTCTGTCTAAGTCTGGAGTTTGACCTGCAACAAAAGTTATAATAGCACCTCTTAATTTTTTTGTTTTATTTTCAGCAAGTGCTTTTTCAAACTTATTAACATCGATATTCATATCTTCTGTATTGATATCAATAAAAATTGGCTCAGCATCAAAGTGTCTTACTACTTCTGGTACATTAACAAAAGAGTTAACAGACATTAAAATCTTATCACCTCTTTTAAGTTTTATTGCACTAAGAGCTAAGTGAATAGCTGCTGTAGCATTACAAGTAGCAACAGCATATTTAGCACCAACAAAATTTGAAATATTATCTTCTAATTCAAGTACTTTGTTAGTATCTTTATCTTGTGCTAATACTGCCTTAATTTGATCTAATTCTTCTTCTGCAATTGATGTTTGGTAAAAAGGTATATCTCTCATTTTAACTCCATTTTATTTTTGCTATTACAGGTAATTTACCCTTAAATGCATTTGCTTTCATTCTATAATTTAATAAATCAATTAGTTTTTCATCATAACCTAAAGAAATTAATTCCTCTTTTGTTTTATTTTCATCAACTAAAAACTTTAATACTTCATCCATTTGTGAATAAGAGTACCCTAGTTCCTCTTCATCACTTTGACCTTCCCAAAGATCTGCGCTTGGCTTTTTATTTATAATTGAATCTGTTACACCAAGGAATTTTGCAAACTCAAATTCATCACTTTTATACATTTCTCCAATTGGATTTATTGCACATGCAATATCACCAAAAATAGTTCCATATCCAAGTAAAAGTTCACTTTTATTTGATGTACCTACTACTATTGAGTTATCTCTTGATGAAGTATCATATAAAACAGACATTCTCATTCTAGCACTAAAATTACCTATTCTAAGCTTATCTTCATCCATATTTTGGATATAAGCTTCTACCATAGGAGCTATAGATTTTATTTCATATTTTATATTAAATTTCTCACAAAGTTCTACTGCGTCTTCAATACTCTCTTTAGATGAAAATTGAGAAGGCATTAACACACAACTCATATTGTCACCAAAAGTTTCTTTACAAAGTATTGCAACAACTGCAGAGTCTAAACCACCTGATAGCCCTACTGTAACTTTAGTTAATCCAGTTTTACTAAGTTCTTCTTTCAAAAACTCTTGTAATTGTTCTTTTATATTTTTCCAATTAATCAACTTTAATCCTTTGATAATAATTATTATATAGAATCTTCCTTTGTTTTTTCATAAATTTCATCTAAATAATCAAAAGTATCTTCTCTAATATTATTTTTTCTTTTTATTAATTGTTCTTTCATTGAAACTAACTCTTCTATTTGAAAATACTCAAGAAAGTTAGGGTTAATATCAACATTGTCATCATCATCTGTAGATATTAATAATTTAATATCTTTTATTAGTTCTTCTTTTGTTTCTTGTTCTACCATTATTTTATAAACTTATTTGCTATTTCTTCTAAATATAATTCCATTTTTTCTGTTCCAAAGTCTTTTTTACTACTTTGACAACATTTACAACATGTACCTGCATCTGTTAGTTTACCTATTTCCTCTATACTTTTTGCATCTCTTTCTTTAATTGAATGTATTACTTCTCCTAAAGTAACATGTTTACATTTACATACTTCAAAAGAGTGTGGAAAGCTTTTAGCCATTTAATACCTCATTTAATATAGTTTTACAATAAATTTTCTTTTTAATTTTTCCAAAGTCACCTTCTGAGAAGATACAATGCCTACATTCAGTTCCAGCTTTTGTAACTTCTTGTAAATCTCTCAAAGATTTTACATTTTTATTTTCAATTGAGTCTATAATATCACTTATAGAAACTTTCAAACAGTTACAAACCTCATAATCCAAAGAAAACTCTTTTAACACTTATATTCCCCTATGTTTTTTTATTATTTCATAGGCTTCATTTATTTCTTGAAGTTTTCTTGTTGCTTCATCAATAATATCTTGGCTTTCCCCTCGTCCAGCTACGATATCTGGATGATGTTGTTTAACAAGTTTTCTATATTTTTTCTTTAAAATATTATTATCATCACTTTCACTTGCTTCTAAAACTTCATATGCCTTTTCTAAAGATAAAGTTTCATTTGCTTTTTGTTCTCGATAGAAACTCTCAAATTTATTAACAAGATTTTCAAAATCTGCTTTTTTTACTTGTAAAGCATTTGAAATATCTTCTGTAATCATAAATTCAGTCTGTGAAAACTCTTTATCTATAAATGCCAAGTTTAAAAGGTATTCTACTATTTTAACACGCTTTTGGTAGTCATGTTTTGTTATTTTGTATAATTTTTCACATATATTAATAGTATTATCAAAACTCTCTTTCTCTTTTTGGTATATCTCTTTTAGCTTTTCTCTAATATCTTCACTATTTTCAAAATGTCTTGAAATATCATTGAAAGTATGTTTTAACATTTCTGCTTCAAGTTCACTTACTTGTCCATCTGCTTTTGCAACTTTTGCCATAAGAGCTATTAAAAGACCCGCTTCATGATTCATTAAATCACCAGTAAATTTCTCTTTTACATTTAACTTAATATTTTCAAACTTTTCTGTTTTGTAGTTTTTTGCAATAAAGTA from the Arcobacter sp. CECT 8983 genome contains:
- a CDS encoding tetraacyldisaccharide 4'-kinase, producing MRQKIFLWVEDYLFFPNTFQQIISFLLLPITFLYMLIIALKRASSRTIEFGIPVISIGNIIVGGSGKTPFTIHLAKKYTDVCVVLRGFGRESKGLYIISNKGEILEDVKTSGDEAMLLANRLKNATVIVSENRKEAILKAKELGCKIVFLDDGFSKYDIKKFDILIRPKEEPTNIFCLPSGGYREPKMAYSYADLELQEGRDFRRVVSFSKDDKYVDVLPMKLLLLTAISKPKRLLDFLPENTIMEAFEDHHSFTKDDIEKIKVKYKDYSIITTEKDFVKLQKFDLEDVYLMNLELRLKDENKLEIIENYINNYK
- a CDS encoding DegT/DnrJ/EryC1/StrS aminotransferase family protein, with protein sequence MRDIPFYQTSIAEEELDQIKAVLAQDKDTNKVLELEDNISNFVGAKYAVATCNATAAIHLALSAIKLKRGDKILMSVNSFVNVPEVVRHFDAEPIFIDINTEDMNIDVNKFEKALAENKTKKLRGAIITFVAGQTPDLDRIYDIAQEYGIILIEDATCALGVTYNDETVGSLRADMTIFSTNPSNGKYSESRSGMIVTNNEEIAERARLLRTHAITTTYDDFGNLDYIYDVVDIGHKYDISELDAAFSLAQLKKTNKFIKRRKEIAKIYKDRLSDIKHVTIPQHKDEHIFTQFIIKISRNRDAFARALKERGVATGLNYIPLHLLSYYKNKYSIKITAYSSALTSYQQILSIPMYPGLTDDEVNYICDQIIEIAAEWI
- a CDS encoding NAD+ synthase, which gives rise to MINWKNIKEQLQEFLKEELSKTGLTKVTVGLSGGLDSAVVAILCKETFGDNMSCVLMPSQFSSKESIEDAVELCEKFNIKYEIKSIAPMVEAYIQNMDEDKLRIGNFSARMRMSVLYDTSSRDNSIVVGTSNKSELLLGYGTIFGDIACAINPIGEMYKSDEFEFAKFLGVTDSIINKKPSADLWEGQSDEEELGYSYSQMDEVLKFLVDENKTKEELISLGYDEKLIDLLNYRMKANAFKGKLPVIAKIKWS
- a CDS encoding (2Fe-2S)-binding protein, producing MAKSFPHSFEVCKCKHVTLGEVIHSIKERDAKSIEEIGKLTDAGTCCKCCQSSKKDFGTEKMELYLEEIANKFIK
- a CDS encoding (2Fe-2S)-binding protein, giving the protein MLKEFSLDYEVCNCLKVSISDIIDSIENKNVKSLRDLQEVTKAGTECRHCIFSEGDFGKIKKKIYCKTILNEVLNG
- a CDS encoding TerB family tellurite resistance protein; protein product: MKLIFLLFVGIVLYFIAKNYKTEKFENIKLNVKEKFTGDLMNHEAGLLIALMAKVAKADGQVSELEAEMLKHTFNDISRHFENSEDIREKLKEIYQKEKESFDNTINICEKLYKITKHDYQKRVKIVEYLLNLAFIDKEFSQTEFMITEDISNALQVKKADFENLVNKFESFYREQKANETLSLEKAYEVLEASESDDNNILKKKYRKLVKQHHPDIVAGRGESQDIIDEATRKLQEINEAYEIIKKHRGI